In Lewinellaceae bacterium, a single window of DNA contains:
- a CDS encoding CBS domain-containing protein: MDLKAPVSSIMTTDLKTAGPDDATTVLDEIFQQNRFHHVPIVNDEKRVVGIISKSDFLYLLRGYTVHETDRFRESAKLRGFKVKEIMHEQVVTIQDDAPIREAVAMLAENRFRALPVVNSKSELVGIVTTHDIIDMVNEM, encoded by the coding sequence ATGGATCTCAAAGCTCCTGTTTCCAGCATAATGACCACCGATCTCAAAACGGCAGGGCCGGATGACGCCACTACGGTTTTGGATGAAATTTTCCAGCAGAACCGCTTCCACCACGTGCCCATTGTTAACGATGAAAAGAGGGTGGTTGGCATCATTAGCAAGTCCGACTTTCTCTATTTGCTGCGCGGATATACGGTGCACGAAACCGACCGTTTCCGGGAATCGGCCAAGCTCCGGGGGTTTAAGGTAAAGGAGATCATGCATGAGCAGGTGGTCACCATACAGGATGATGCGCCCATCCGGGAGGCGGTGGCCATGCTGGCGGAAAACCGCTTCCGCGCCCTGCCCGTCGTCAACAGCAAAAGTGAACTGGTTGGCATCGTGACTACCCATGACATCATTGACATGGTCAATGAAATGTAA